GAATTTCATACAATTGAAACTTCTTTTCTAGATACACTAAAAAGTAGTCTAAACCCTCAAAAATACAATGCGTATTTCTCAGGAGTCTTCAAGCTCACAAATATCACAATGGATTCAATTGTCTTCAATGTAAGTAATCAACTTATAAAGACAATGATTGAAAAACATAGCTTAAACGAAGTTAAAGCGGCCATTAAAGAAGTTCTTGGAAAAGAATATGAAGTCATCATCAATATCGTTAACCAAAATGATGACCAAACTCTAACAAATGAAACAATAAATAATGAAAAACCAAAATCAGCAGGAGAAGCTACTTTTACGCTAGATCTCTCCCCTACAACCAACGACAAACTTTCAAAAATTGAAAGCCAGTATATTCAGCACATGAGTGATCCCGGAATGAATATAGACCCAACGAAAACATTTGATAATTTTATCGTTGGCCCATCTAATAACCTTGCTCATGCGACAGCTGTTGCTATTTCAAGAACACCAGGTGATCAAGGGAAATATCCTTCTCTTTATATACATTCTAATTCAGGACTTGGAAAAACACACTTACTCTACGCTGTTGCAAACGGTATTAAAGATAATTTTCCTCAGTATGTTGTCTACTTAACAACCGCTAGAGACTTTATGAAAGAGTATATTGAATCTGTTAAAACTAAGACAGTAGATGCTTTTCAAGAAAAATTCACCAAGAAGATAGATGTCTTAATGATTGATGATATTCATGAATTAAAAGGAAAGAAAGGAACACAGGACGAGCTTTTCCACGTCTTCAATGGTCTTTATACCAATGGGAAGCAACTTATTTTTACTTCTGATAAATCTCCCGAAGAAATCGACGGTATTGAAGAAAGAATTAAGACTAGGCTTCAATGGGGACTTGTCATTGATATTCAAAAGCCTGATTTTGAAACAAGAATTGCGATACTAAAAAGAAAAGCCTATGAACTAGATCTCTATCTTCAAGATGATATTTTAACATTGATTGCAAACTCAATTAAAACAAACATAAGAGAACTTGAAGGATCTCTTGTAAAGCTCTGCGCTTATGCTGATGTAATGAATGTTGAAGTCGATACTGAAATGGTTAAAGACATTCTTGGATTAAGCTCAAGTGATGTAGAAAGAAAAATAACTTTAGATATAGTTGCAAAGGTAACATCACAACACTTCAAGATACCTGTTCCCGACCTCAAATCCAAAGCTAGAACTAAAGATATAGTTAATGCTAGATTTGTGGCAATGTATCTCTCAAGAAAAATTGTAAATGCAACACAAGAAGAAATTGGACGTTTCTACGGCGGAAGAGATCATAGCTCGGTCGTTCACGCGGAGAGAACAATTAAAGAAAAAATGATCAATGATATCTCACTCTCGAGAGACTTAATCACAATTGAAAATACTCTTTAACATTTACTAAAATTTATCAAATACAAGGGCCTTCATATGAAGGCCTTTTTATTAATTATTAACTTATCAACAAATGAGTAGTCATTTATCCACGTTAATTTATGAATAAATGAATAATCAAAAAAAGTTATCAACACAGACATTATGAATAACTAGTAGAACTATTAACAATTCACGGCCAATAAATTTTATAAACAACTTACTAACAAAGATTGTGAATAAAAAATAATAATAAAAACAAATAGTTAATAGTAATTTGAAGGCTTATTAACAGTAGTGGAAAAAGACTATCAACAGATTGATTCATGTTAATAAAAAAATTATCAACAAGTGAGTAAATTGTGAGTAAAGGGAGTAGATTTTCAGGAAATAACAAGTAGCATAAATCATAATGCGAAGTATTGTGAATAAGAGTGTGAATTGTTCTGTATAAGATTTTTTTTTTATGAGTAAAAAAATAATATACGAAACAGAATTTTCATATCCCCAAAGTTTTCCATATTAACTCATAATAACGAGGGCCACTAAACGCCCATTAATACTCAAAAAACTGAACTTATAAACTTATCCACACTGTATATATAATATATATAAATTAAATATAAATATATAAAGGAAAGAGAATCTAAAAGAATTCAAAAAAGTACATTGATTTAGTAATCTGATAAGGCTAAAAATTAGATTAAGAAATTACAGGAAAATAAAAATGAAAATCAAACTTCACACAGAAGATTTAAAATCAGCATTAAACAAAGTTTTATCGGTCGTAGACAAGAGAAACTCTAGACCAATTCTAACTTACACTTTGATTGAAACAGCAAACGGTCAATTAAATATATCAGCAACAGATTTAGAAGTTTCGTCAAAAGTAGTTATCAACGCTCAAGTGGATAACCCAGGTAAATTTTGTGTAAATGCTAAGAATATATTTGATATTTTGAAAGAACTACCAGGAACAGAAATAGAACTTTCCCTAGACGATCAATCAAATACTTTAAAATTAAATTGTGGAGATATTCACTATTCGCTTTTAATCTACAAAGCTGATGACTTTCCACAGCTAGTGTTTAACCAAGAAGTGAATAAATTCAAACTTTCTAGTGAACAACTTGCAAATATAATTAACAAAACTTCGTACGCAGTTTTAAACGATGAAACAAGACTTTACTTAAACGGAATCTACTTACAAGAAATTGATTCTAAACTTAGAGCTGTTGCTACTGATGGTCACAGACTTTCATTACTTGAAACAGATCTCTCTGAAAGCAACAATGAGACTTTAATTAATGGAATTATTATTCCAAGAAAAGGTATTTTTGAAATTAAGAAAATTTCGGAAACATACCCAGATACCCAAATAGAACTATCAGTTGACGATACATTTCTCTACATAAACGCAAAAAATGAATACTTTTTGTCTGTTAGATTAATTGCAAGAGAATACCCAAAGTATCAAGCAGTAATTCCAAATAAGACAACTTACACAATGACTACAGATAGAAATTCTTTCTTTGATGCAATTAGAAGAATTAAAATTATGTCTAACGAGAAATCAAATGGTGTAAGACTTAAGCTTGCTGATCAGACGATGACTCTAACAGCTAATCACCCTTCTTTAGGTGATGCTATGGAGACAATGCCAGTAGATTACAACGGTAAGGAAATGGAAATTGGCTTCAATGCAAAGTACCTAATTGATACTTTACATTCATTTGA
This sequence is a window from Halobacteriovorax sp. JY17. Protein-coding genes within it:
- the dnaN gene encoding DNA polymerase III subunit beta, whose protein sequence is MKIKLHTEDLKSALNKVLSVVDKRNSRPILTYTLIETANGQLNISATDLEVSSKVVINAQVDNPGKFCVNAKNIFDILKELPGTEIELSLDDQSNTLKLNCGDIHYSLLIYKADDFPQLVFNQEVNKFKLSSEQLANIINKTSYAVLNDETRLYLNGIYLQEIDSKLRAVATDGHRLSLLETDLSESNNETLINGIIIPRKGIFEIKKISETYPDTQIELSVDDTFLYINAKNEYFLSVRLIAREYPKYQAVIPNKTTYTMTTDRNSFFDAIRRIKIMSNEKSNGVRLKLADQTMTLTANHPSLGDAMETMPVDYNGKEMEIGFNAKYLIDTLHSFDEGEISLELNNELSPIIIKSNSLPNYLGIIMPLKL
- the dnaA gene encoding chromosomal replication initiator protein DnaA, which gives rise to MSQEFPFEHFLKSNSSHNTSDVFNENKSLKELKFLNEGIQEQSTHHSEEIFSAEEFHTIETSFLDTLKSSLNPQKYNAYFSGVFKLTNITMDSIVFNVSNQLIKTMIEKHSLNEVKAAIKEVLGKEYEVIINIVNQNDDQTLTNETINNEKPKSAGEATFTLDLSPTTNDKLSKIESQYIQHMSDPGMNIDPTKTFDNFIVGPSNNLAHATAVAISRTPGDQGKYPSLYIHSNSGLGKTHLLYAVANGIKDNFPQYVVYLTTARDFMKEYIESVKTKTVDAFQEKFTKKIDVLMIDDIHELKGKKGTQDELFHVFNGLYTNGKQLIFTSDKSPEEIDGIEERIKTRLQWGLVIDIQKPDFETRIAILKRKAYELDLYLQDDILTLIANSIKTNIRELEGSLVKLCAYADVMNVEVDTEMVKDILGLSSSDVERKITLDIVAKVTSQHFKIPVPDLKSKARTKDIVNARFVAMYLSRKIVNATQEEIGRFYGGRDHSSVVHAERTIKEKMINDISLSRDLITIENTL